In Myxococcota bacterium, the genomic window ACTTCTCGGCGGCGACCGAGCTCATGAGTCGCGCCGCCAAGACCACCCGGGCCTGGCTCGACCGCGGCGGGCTCGATCACACGGGCATTCCGTTCGAGCTTCCGCCACACTCACACGAGGTGATCTGATGCCTTTCTGGGGCTGGATCGTGGTGGGTGCGGCGCTGCTGGCGGCGGAGACGCTGGTCGACGCCCAGTTCTACTTCGTGTTTCTCGGGGCGGCCGCCATTGCCACGGGCGTGCTCGCTCTCCTGTTCGGCCCGCTCGCGCCGGCCGTGGGCTGGGCGCTGTTCGGGGTGCTCGCGATCGCGGGCACCGCGGGCTTCCGGCGGCGCGTCTATCAGCGCCTGCGCGGCGCCGCCGGCGAAGTGAGTCAGGGGACGGTCGGCGAGCTCGCGATCGCGCGCGAGGCCATTCCGCCCGGCGGCCACGGCTCGGCCGAGATGCGCGGCACCGTCTGGCAGGCGCGCAACTCGGGCGATACCGCGATTCCGGCGGGCGGGCGCGCGCTGGTCGTCGCGACTCACGGCCTGGTGCTCGAGCTGCGCAGCGAGTCGTAGAGGGGGGACCGTGGACAACGTGACCGTGATCGCCGTGCTCGCGGTGGTGCTCGTGATCGTGTTCGTGATCGCGCGCACCGCGCTCGTGGTGCCGCAGCAGAGCGCCTACGTGGTGGAAACGGTGGGGCGCTACAGTCGCACGCTGCAGGCCGGCTTCCACCTGCTCGTGCCCTTCATCGACCGGGTCTCGTACCGCCACACGCTGAAGGAACAGACCATCGACATTCCCGAGCAGGTCTGCATCACGCGCGACAACGTGCAGGTCGGCGTCGACGGCGTGCTCTATCTCCAGGTGCTCGACCCGC contains:
- a CDS encoding NfeD family protein, which codes for MPFWGWIVVGAALLAAETLVDAQFYFVFLGAAAIATGVLALLFGPLAPAVGWALFGVLAIAGTAGFRRRVYQRLRGAAGEVSQGTVGELAIAREAIPPGGHGSAEMRGTVWQARNSGDTAIPAGGRALVVATHGLVLELRSES